The following is a genomic window from Pseudomonas purpurea.
AGCGGGAGCAAGCTCCCTCGCCACAAAGCGCCCTGCGCTACAGATGTTTTTGAATGTTTTCCGAGAGACTACGTCGGGTAGTCTCTCGGTTTTTTGTTTCAGGCGAACACGAAATATTTGCGCACCGTCTCGACCACTTCCCAGGTGCCTTTCATCCCCGGCTCAACCACGAAAATATCACCGGCGCGCAGATGGATCGGTTCCATGCCGTCCGGGGTGATGACGCAATAGCCTTCCTGGAAATGGCAGTACTCCCACTTCACGTAATCCACTCGCCACTTGCCCGGCGTGCAGATCCAGGTACCCATGATCTTGCTGCCATCTTCGCTGGTGTAGGCGTTGAGGTTGACGGTGTGTGGGTCGCCTTCCAGCTTTTCCCATTTGCAGGCGTCGAGCAGCGGCAACGGGTGGGTATCGCGAAGGACGGTAATGGGTCTGGACATGCTGACTCCGTGCGGTAGGGAGAACTGAAGTCGCACCCTATAGCGCCCGGCAACGGGTCAGTTGTCTGTGCTCGACATCGAGCTGTCCAGAAACGCGCTCATGTTCAAATATGTTCAAGCGGACAGTCGGTTTGCGCCTGAGTGAGGCTGCTTTCGAAATCCGCCAATTGCTGGTGCTGGCGAGTCAGCGCCGCGATGGTGTTCTGGAGTTCCTGTTTCTTCTCGGCAATCGCCTGGCGCGCCAGGTCCCACGGCAGGGCCTGACCGCGATGCTTGTGAAATATCGCCTGCATGTCCTTGAGCTTGAAACCCAGTTGCTGGGCGCATTTGATGAAGCTCAGCAACTCGATGCTCTGTTGATCATAGATGCGGTAGTTGCCCTGGCGTTGCGCCGGCGGCAACAGCCCGATGGCTTCGTAGTGGCGGATGCTCTTGATGGTCGTGCCTGACAGCTGCGCGGCTTTGCCGATGTACATGAAAAATCCCTTTGCCGAATGTCCCTGATGACGTCGGCGATTATCCGCGAGACTCAACGCCCGGCGATAGCCTGCGCTTGCAGCAGCCAGGTTTCCCGCTGGCTTGCCGTTGAGTTGAGAATCGGGCCGAAGGTCAGGGTTTTCTTTGGCGTGATGCCGCAGAGCGCCAGCGTGGTTTTACGCATCTGGTGCACCCCGGGCATGCGATAGACCCAGCGGTAATACCAGGGCGGCGTGTCCATCGTCACCAGCAGATCGGCGGTGCGCCCGCGCAGCAGTTTTTCCGGGAAGGCCTTGCCCGGACGGTATTTGAAGGCGAAACCGGGCAGTAGCACGCGATCCAGAAAACCCTTGAGCAACGCCGGAATCGCGCCCCACCAGATCGGGTAGACGAAGGTCAGATGCTCGGCCCAGGTGATGTCCGCCTGTGCCTGTATCAGGTCAGCTTCCAGCGGCTGAATCTGTTGGTAACCCTCACGCAGGATCGGGTCGAAATCCAGTGCGCCCAGGCGCAACTCCCGCACGTCATGCCCGGCGTTTTTCGCGGCCAGCACATAGCGTTCGGTCAGCGCGCCGCAGAAGCTGTGGCTGGAGGGATGGCCGAGAATCACCAGAATGCGTTTGCCCATGTGAGCGCTCCTTGAGGATCAGACCCCAAGGGTAAAGTCTGCCCCTCAGGGGAGAGTCAAGGCGTGCAGCAACGCGTTGGGGTAAGAGGGCAGGGGCAGCATTCCTTTGCTGCCCGTCGAAGCGATCACGCTCCGGTTGATCCGATCCCTCAGAACTGCGGTTTGTAGGTCACGCTGAACATCACGTTGCGCGGGTCGCCGTAGTAGTTATTGGCGAACAACTGGCTGTAGGCCGGAATGAAATAGTTCTTGTCGAATACGTTGTTCAGGTTCACGGCCAGGGTGACTTCATCCGTTGCATCGTAGGCTACCCGCGAGTTCCAGATCGCGAAACCGGCCTGGGCGAATTTGCGGTCGGAGCTGACGGTGGTGCTCTGGGCATTGACCCCGGCGCCGACGCTGACTTTGTCGAAGTCGCCCGGCAGTCGGTAATCGCTCCAGACCCGCAGCATGTGCATTGGGGTCGCGGTGTTGAAGACCTTGTCTTTCATTTCGGGGTCTTTGAGGAACGTGGTGGTGTTGTAGGTGTAGCTGCCAGACAGTTGCAGGCCGGGTGCCACTTCCCCGCTCAATTCGGCTTCGACACCCTGGCTGCGCACCTTGCCCGACGCCAGGGAGCAGTACCAGCCACCGCACGCTTCATTGCTTTCGATGTCCGTGCTCAAGTCGGAGACCGCCCGATTCTTGTGGATGTAGCGGAACATCGCCAGCGAGGCGTTGAGCCGTCCATCCATCAACTCGCCCTTGAGACCCAGCTCGTAGTTCTGTCCCTCGACGGGTGTCAGGCCGGTTTTCCCCTTGGTCAACTGAGTCTGAGGAATGAACACCTCGGCATAGCTGCCGTAGACCGACCACTGATCGTTGAGCGCATACACCAGACCGGCATAAGGCGTGACCTGGCCACTGCTCTTGACCGAGTTTTTCTCGCCGCCTTCTTGCAGTTTTCGGGCGACGAAGTTGTCCTGGTCGAACGCGAAGTCGTACCAACTGGTGCGTGCACCGAGAATCAGTGTCAGCGGATCGGTCAGTTTGACCCGCCATGATCCGTAAATGCCTTTTTGGCGAACGTCATAGGTACTGAGTGCCAGGTTCGCGGTGTCGGCGATGCTGTTGTAAGACTGATTCGGGCGGTGGTGATCGATGTCGCTGATATCGACGCCCGGCGAGAACGCCCGAGCGTAGCCGTCGTCGGTGGTGTACTTGGAATAGTTGGCGCCCAGCACCACGTTTTGCTTGAACGACAGCGCTTCGAATTCGCCGGTCAGGTAAACGTCCAGCCCACGGTTCTTGCCGTAGAAGTCGGTGGAATAGTCGGAAAAACGCGGCCCCGTGGTCGTGCCGAGAGGGACGGTGCCGGCGATGAACTGATACGTCGCTTCATTGGACTCGTTCATCGCCATGGCCGAGGCCTTGAGCTTCCAGTC
Proteins encoded in this region:
- a CDS encoding cupin domain-containing protein; protein product: MSRPITVLRDTHPLPLLDACKWEKLEGDPHTVNLNAYTSEDGSKIMGTWICTPGKWRVDYVKWEYCHFQEGYCVITPDGMEPIHLRAGDIFVVEPGMKGTWEVVETVRKYFVFA
- a CDS encoding MerR family transcriptional regulator, which encodes MYIGKAAQLSGTTIKSIRHYEAIGLLPPAQRQGNYRIYDQQSIELLSFIKCAQQLGFKLKDMQAIFHKHRGQALPWDLARQAIAEKKQELQNTIAALTRQHQQLADFESSLTQAQTDCPLEHI
- a CDS encoding NAD(P)H-dependent oxidoreductase gives rise to the protein MGKRILVILGHPSSHSFCGALTERYVLAAKNAGHDVRELRLGALDFDPILREGYQQIQPLEADLIQAQADITWAEHLTFVYPIWWGAIPALLKGFLDRVLLPGFAFKYRPGKAFPEKLLRGRTADLLVTMDTPPWYYRWVYRMPGVHQMRKTTLALCGITPKKTLTFGPILNSTASQRETWLLQAQAIAGR
- a CDS encoding TonB-dependent siderophore receptor: MGHLTATRRLPGLPTLLTLAIGLAASGAPVYLHAAPAAQAQVYRFEIPAQSLDAALVAFSAVTRIQVLVSADVTQGAHSPGVSGSYSKDQALARLLDGTGLSASFIDSDSVTLQKRQSSDTALELGATTVSGQQLGTTTEGSGSYTTGAVTLGKGEQKLKDIPQSVSVLTRKRMDDQGINTLTQAVEATPGLISVKSPGPGMFIFARGFDIEALQYDGVPVPRNVYALGSYITENMVIYDRMEILRGAAGLLQGANSPGGAINLVRKRPQHTPTVTLTAKAGSWDRYASQADVGGPLNDEGTIRGRALVNYEKGHSFTDYQWGWEQTVYGALDFDLGPDTVLGVGFSNKKSQGRPYFIGIARYANSNALPLSRSTYTGATWNRSENDQTAVYLDLEHHFNDDWKLKASAMAMNESNEATYQFIAGTVPLGTTTGPRFSDYSTDFYGKNRGLDVYLTGEFEALSFKQNVVLGANYSKYTTDDGYARAFSPGVDISDIDHHRPNQSYNSIADTANLALSTYDVRQKGIYGSWRVKLTDPLTLILGARTSWYDFAFDQDNFVARKLQEGGEKNSVKSSGQVTPYAGLVYALNDQWSVYGSYAEVFIPQTQLTKGKTGLTPVEGQNYELGLKGELMDGRLNASLAMFRYIHKNRAVSDLSTDIESNEACGGWYCSLASGKVRSQGVEAELSGEVAPGLQLSGSYTYNTTTFLKDPEMKDKVFNTATPMHMLRVWSDYRLPGDFDKVSVGAGVNAQSTTVSSDRKFAQAGFAIWNSRVAYDATDEVTLAVNLNNVFDKNYFIPAYSQLFANNYYGDPRNVMFSVTYKPQF